The uncultured Dysgonomonas sp. genome contains the following window.
TGGTACAGGGGGTATCTATGAATCTTACGGACGCGGATGGATCATAGAAGCTCCAAAAGAAAAAGATAATGTGCTGAAAGTCGGAGACTGGAATACAATGCGCATTCTGGTTCAGGGAGATAAAGTTACTACCTGGCTCAACGGAGAAGAAATAGTAAATCTCGTGGACGAAAAAATCGGACAGGGACAAGGCCGTATCGCACTCCAAATACACGATGGTGGAGGAATTAAAGTATTGTGGCGCAATCTGAAGCTGAAAACACTATAATAAAAAACACTACTTTTTCTGCAATAGCTTCTCATATTGTACCATATACTAAGAAGGGTTACCCGCAACAGGTAACCCTTTGATTTACTCATAAGTATGGAATAATATTTATTATTTCTGGCAAGATGGACAATAATACACTGTACCACCCATATATGCTTCTTTCACGATTTCTCCTCCACAATTAGGACAAGGTCGCTTATATGTATTTTTGGAGAGAAGGCATTTATAGCCGCCAAAATTGCCATAGAAGTCCTTTTCGGTATCGCGTCCTCCTTTATCGGTCATGCTTTGCAATGTAACCTTCAGGCAATGAAACAGGTCTCCCCTTTCAAAATCGGAAATAGTTGATATTTTTCGCTTCGGATGAAGCCCTGCCTTGAACAGTATATCCTGCAATACGCCATTGCCCAGCCCCGGTATGCGTTGTTCGGTAGCCAGCAGGGCTTTTACTGATATATCTTTTTTCACGCTGCTGAATATGCTATCGAAATACTGCCTGTCAAACTTATCTGCCAGAGGAGAAATACTATTGAGGCTGTTGCGATGATAAAAGTTATCCATTTCTCCTTTATATGCATAGATGGCGCCATACATAGACACAGTGAAAGCCATAAAACTTTTATCGTCGAACTCTATCAATAACTGATGCTTGACGGGATGACTTTCGATAGAAGGATAGTATTTCAGATTTGTACCATCACCAATAGAAATTTTCACATCTTCGTCGCAAAGTATATCCAAGTAAGCACCGTGCCCCCTTACCACCTCAATCTCTCGTCCGACTAATAAATCGGGATACAAGAGTGGATCACCATTATACCATGTAAATTTATGCGGACTGGTAGCCTGCACAACCCTTGCGATCCGCTTCCCTGCCAGAATTGTTTCGGCCTGACGGCTGATTGTATTTGATTCGGGTATCTCAATCATGATTTTTAGAACTTGAAGATTAAAATCCTTTATGGTATCAATGGGATTAGATCACCAATGTTTTCTTCAAAAGAATTCAGTTTCTCCTTCTCGCCGGCGAGCCATATGATATCCCCTTCTTCAAACATAAAGTTAGGAGTAAACTGTATAATAGATTCATCATTACGGTCTATACCGATAACCATACATTCGGTTTTCTCACGTATAGCAGCATTAGCTATAGTCTTACCTATGAGCGGAGAATCCGGCTCCACAAGGTATTGTGACAAGCTTACATGATGTTGAGCTTCTTCTTCCATTTGCGAGGCCTGTTCCCGCTTGTCGTGTAGATATTGAGCCAGAGTCTGCATCTCTTCATCGGAACCTGAAACTACAAGCTTATCGAAAGGATAGAGACGCTCATTCCCATCCGGAATGTTTATCTTTTTACTTCCACGTATTATTGTTACAATATTCACGCCTGTCTTTTGCCTGAAATTAAGCTCACGCAATGTCTTTCCTATACTAGGAGACGATTGGGAGATTTCAAATTCCTCGATATGTATACTTTTCGAACGCAGGTCATTCGCTACTGTAGGTAGAAATGCTGCCTTTTTCTCATCGTATTTTTGCTTCAGATTCAGATTCTCAAGGAAACGAGCCTCTATTTTTCGCGACTGCTTCTTGAATCCCTGAGAAAATACAATCAATGTAACTACAGCCAGAGATATTATCACCATCAGTATTGTCAGTCTCGGGAACAATGGGATCAGAACCATCAGTACCAATGCAACACATATAATGATGCGGAAAGCAATAAGAGAAATTAATGCACCTCTATTGAAACGGTTGTCTCTCCAAAGATTCTTGAACTCTTCCGAACGGTTTTTCTTCATCATGATAGCACGCAGGAATGGAGCCATCAATGTAAGTGTAATCGCCGCCGCCAATATATTTCCCCAGATACTACCCGGTACATATTCAACGATATAAGGATTTATAAAATTCTGGAATACAAGAAGTATTGCAATAGAAATAGTGGTATAGATAGCAACTAATTTGAGTATGCTTTGGAGTAATTTCTTCCAGT
Protein-coding sequences here:
- a CDS encoding endonuclease VIII — encoded protein: MIEIPESNTISRQAETILAGKRIARVVQATSPHKFTWYNGDPLLYPDLLVGREIEVVRGHGAYLDILCDEDVKISIGDGTNLKYYPSIESHPVKHQLLIEFDDKSFMAFTVSMYGAIYAYKGEMDNFYHRNSLNSISPLADKFDRQYFDSIFSSVKKDISVKALLATEQRIPGLGNGVLQDILFKAGLHPKRKISTISDFERGDLFHCLKVTLQSMTDKGGRDTEKDFYGNFGGYKCLLSKNTYKRPCPNCGGEIVKEAYMGGTVYYCPSCQK